CTTTTCGCTCACAAGGGCTTTGATTGGAGCCGTATAGACACTGCGTTCGCCACGCGCGAGCGCAAGCAGGTGAGCACCGATGGCCACGAGCGACTTTCCGGTGCCCGTAGGCGTCGAGAGAATCAGGTTGTTGCCGCTGACCACTTCGAGAAGCGCATCTTCTTGAGCAGGGTACAGTTCAATGCCGAGCCCGAGCGTCCACTCAGTAAAGGATTCGAGAATTACATCCGGGTCAGCTGACGGCGGAACGGCGAGGTTGGGCTGAGTCGGCCCAACCTCTGCCATACCGTCGGGCAGCGACGAGTGCACCGTCAGTCTCGGATCGTCGCACCGAAGAGCTCACCGGCACGTTCAGCACCGGCCAGCTTCGCCTCGGATGCTTCCGCTGCAGTCAGTGTGCGATCGGAAGCCCGGAAGCGCAACGCGAACGTGAGGCTCTTCTGCTCGTCGTCGACGCCGGATCCACGATAGTCATCGACAAGGCGAATGTCCTCGAGTAGACCCCCGGCACCGGTACGCACAGCCTCGCGCACGTCAGCCGCCGCGACGTACGACGAAACGACAAGCGACAGGTCCTGCGTTGCCGCGGGTTGCGTGAGGATGGTGTGAGTCGGAACGACCTCTGGCGCGGCATCGAGCACAGCATCCAGATTCAGCTCCGCCACGGCAACAACTCGCGGAAGGTCGTGCTCGGCGGCAATGTCCGGGAGCAGTTCGCCGGCGAAGCCGATCGGCACGTCACCGATGCGCAACTCAGCGGTGCGTCCCGGGTGCAGAGCCTTGTGGGCGCCCTGCACCACGTCGATGTGCACGCCGACGGCGAGCCCGATCTGCGCAACCCGCGCGAGAACGTCGGCCACACCAACGGCAACGGGCTGCTGCCCTGGTTGCTTCGCTATGGCATTTCCCAGCTCGAGAACAGCAACGTACCGCGGCTGCGGCGGAATGCCGTCATCGAGCGCCGCGAGAGCCCCTTCTGACGGACGCTCCGTTCCCGAGGGAAGCGTGGCGGAGCCATATTGCACTCCCGGTGACGGACGGAAGACGACGCCGATCTCACTGAGCGACTGGTCCGTGAGTCCGCGCGACAGATTGCGGTGCGCAATCTCAAGAAGCCCCGGAAGCAGCGACGTGCGCAATTGGGCGCGGCCGGCGTCCATTGCGTTAGCGAGGGTGATCGCCGGGGTTGGTTCGTCAATTGCACTGCCGAACAGGGCATTCGAATCGGCTGTGACGAACGGGTAGGCCAGCACTTCGGTGCTGCCAGCAGATGCCAGAGCGCCAGCAACGGCACGCCGAGCCGCCTGTGCTGGCGTCAGCCCATGTCCGGGAGGAGCAACCGGTAGCACACTCGGAATGCGGTCATAGCCGACAATCCGAGCAATCTCCTCGACAAGGTCGGCCTTGCCCGTAAGATCAGGACGCCACGTCGGTGGCGTCACGAGAAGACCATTCTCGGCATTTTCCAGAGTACAGCCGATCTCCGTGAGCGCGCCGCGTTCTTCAGCATCCGTGTAGTTAACGCCAATCAGGGATGCTGCGAAGCCGGTCGGAAGCGATATTGGCGTGGCCGCCACCGTCGTGTCGATCCACGATCCCTCCGAGGACGCACTGCCACCGGCGAGCTTCACCATCAGCTCGACAACGCGGTCTGCGGCTGCCGCAGCGACGTGCGGATCCACTCCCCGCTCGAATCTCTTCGATGCCTCGCTCGGCAGCTTGTGCCGTCTGGCCGTTCGGGCGATCGACACCGGGTCGAAATTCGCCGCTTCGATGAGCACGTTGCTCGTTGACGTATTCATCTCCGTCGAGTCGCCGCCCATCACACCGGCCAGCCCGATCGGGCCGCTCTCGTCGGTGATCAGAAGATCTTCGTTCTGAAGCGCGCGCTCGACATTGTCGAGCGTCGTCAACGTCTCGCCCGCATGGGCCCGGCGCACCACAATGCCGCCGGTGAGCGCATCACGGTCGTAGCCGTGGATCGGCTGCCCGAGTTCGAGCATCACGTAGTTGGTGATGTCGACAAGAATCGACAGCGACCGGATGCCGGCAAGGCGCAGACGTGCCGCCATCCACGGAGGAGTGGGCGCTTCCGCGTCAACGCCGGTGACCACTCGGGTCACGAAGACGGAACAGCCGACTTTGCCTCTGATGGGTGCCAGGTCGTCGACCCGAACATCAACGCCGGTCAGACTCGTCGGCACGTCACGTGCAGCCGGGTCGCTGAAGCGGGCACCTGTTGAATGCGCGTACTCACGGGCAACTCCGCGCATCGAGAACGCATAGCCGCGGTCGGGCGTGACATTGATCTCGATGGCGGTGTCATCGAGGCCCAGCAGGGTGAGAGCATCCGTTCCGATCTCGGGGTCGAGACCAAGCGTTTTCAACGTCAGGATGCCGTCGTGATCATCGCCAATGCCAAGCTCGCGTGCCGAGGCGATCATTCCGTCTGAGACGTGCCCGTATGTTTTTCGAGCGGCGATGGGGAACGGCCCCGGCAGCACGGAGCCCGGAAGCGTGACGACGACCTTGTCACCCGGCTCGAAGTTGTGAGCGCCGCAGACGATTCCGTGAACGGCCTCCCCACCATCAGCTGCCACTGTTCCCTCGGGGGCAACGCGCACCTGGCACCAGCGAATCACCTTGCCGTTCTTCTGCGGCTCGTCGACGAACTCCAGCACTTGGCCGACCACGATGGGTCCGCTCAGCTCGACACGGTGGATGTCTTCCTCTTCAAGGCCTACCTTGACGAGGGCCTCCTGGACGCTCTCCGGCGTCGCTCGGGTTGGAAGCTCTACATATTCGGCGAGCCAGCTCAGTGGTACGCGCATTCCTACACCACCATTCCGAACTGCTGGGAGAACCTGATGTCTCCCTCGACGATTTCACGCATGTCATGGATGTCGTTGCGGAACATGAGCGTGCGCTCGATTCCCATACCGAATGCGAACCCGCTGTACTCTTCGGGATCGATGCCCGCTGCGCGAAGCACATTGGAATTCACCATGCCACAGCCGCCCCACTCGATCCATCGGGCGCCGCCCGTGAAGGTCGGGTGCCACAGGTCAAGCTCGGCGCTTGGCTCGGTGAATGGGAAATAGCTCGGCCGCAATCGAATCTGAGCGTCGGGACCGAACATGGTGCGCGCGAAATGCTCGAGCGTTCCGCGCAGGTGTGCCATGGTCAGGCCCTTGTCAACGGCAAGGCCCTCGAATTGACTGAAGACAGGAGTATGCGTTGCATCGATCTCGTCCGTGCGATACGTGCGGCCCGGAGCGAGAACGTACACGGGCAGCTCCCGGTCGAGCAATGAGCGCACCTGCACGGGCGAGGTATGCGTGCGCAGCACGAGGTGCGACGCTGCGGGGTCGACGAAGAAGGTGTCTTGCATGGCTCGCGCTGGGTGGTCCGCGTCGAAATTGAGCGCATCGAAGTTGTACCACTCGCTTTCGACTTCGGGACCCTCCGCGATCTCCCATCCCATACCGACGAAGATGTCAGACACACGATCTTGGAGCATGGTGAGCGGATGCCTCGATCCCGGCGTGTAGCGAGATGCGAGTGCGGTGACATCTACCGCCTCTGCTTTCAGCTGCGCCGCCTTCTCGATGACGGCGATCTCTTCCTGCCGGGTCGCGAATTGAGCGTTGACGCGCCCTCGAGCTTGGCCTACGAGCTTGCCGAGCTCCGCTTTGCTCTCTTTGGGAACGTTACGAAGCTCGCCGTTGAGTTTGGCAAGAGCGGAGGACTCGCCCGTGTGCTCAGAGCGGACATTCTTCAGGTCAGCCGAGGTCTCTGCCGATTCGATGGCGGCGAGTGCCGCCGTGACCGCAGATGCGACTGCTTCTTCTGTGATGGGGGTAGCGTCAGACACGATTCCCAAGTCTACCGGCAGGGAACGCCGTTTCTTTCTTCGCCTCGATTAGCCGTTGGCCTGCGTCGCGATTGCCTTGGTTTCCGCTGCGCCGAAATTTTCTTGCGTTGTGGGATCGGTCGGCAGTTTCTTGCTGTGTCGCGAACGCAACTCAACCCACTTGGCAAGGCCGGCAAGCAACAGACACAGACCGATGTAGATCGAGCCGAAGATGATTGTCGAGGGGATGATGGGGCTGTCGTACGTGACTTGGCTCCCGTAGAACTTCGCGAGATACAGCAGTTCCTGGAAGGTGATGATGAAACCAAGAGCTGTATCTTTCAGCACGACGACGAGCTGCGAGATGATCACGGGCATCATCGCCCGAATCGCCTGCGGATACATGATGATCGTCATCACTGCGGTCTTGCGCATGCCGATCGCATAGCCTGCCTCGGACTGCCCTCCCGGAAGCGATTCAATGCCCGATCTGAAGACTTCGGCAAGCACCGATCCGTTGTAGAGGATCAGACCGGTGACGACGGCGATGTACGGCGTGATGAAGTCAAAGCCGAGCGGTGGAAGACCGTAGTACATGATCAGCATAAGGATCAG
The Paramicrobacterium chengjingii DNA segment above includes these coding regions:
- the pheT gene encoding phenylalanine--tRNA ligase subunit beta: MRVPLSWLAEYVELPTRATPESVQEALVKVGLEEEDIHRVELSGPIVVGQVLEFVDEPQKNGKVIRWCQVRVAPEGTVAADGGEAVHGIVCGAHNFEPGDKVVVTLPGSVLPGPFPIAARKTYGHVSDGMIASARELGIGDDHDGILTLKTLGLDPEIGTDALTLLGLDDTAIEINVTPDRGYAFSMRGVAREYAHSTGARFSDPAARDVPTSLTGVDVRVDDLAPIRGKVGCSVFVTRVVTGVDAEAPTPPWMAARLRLAGIRSLSILVDITNYVMLELGQPIHGYDRDALTGGIVVRRAHAGETLTTLDNVERALQNEDLLITDESGPIGLAGVMGGDSTEMNTSTSNVLIEAANFDPVSIARTARRHKLPSEASKRFERGVDPHVAAAAADRVVELMVKLAGGSASSEGSWIDTTVAATPISLPTGFAASLIGVNYTDAEERGALTEIGCTLENAENGLLVTPPTWRPDLTGKADLVEEIARIVGYDRIPSVLPVAPPGHGLTPAQAARRAVAGALASAGSTEVLAYPFVTADSNALFGSAIDEPTPAITLANAMDAGRAQLRTSLLPGLLEIAHRNLSRGLTDQSLSEIGVVFRPSPGVQYGSATLPSGTERPSEGALAALDDGIPPQPRYVAVLELGNAIAKQPGQQPVAVGVADVLARVAQIGLAVGVHIDVVQGAHKALHPGRTAELRIGDVPIGFAGELLPDIAAEHDLPRVVAVAELNLDAVLDAAPEVVPTHTILTQPAATQDLSLVVSSYVAAADVREAVRTGAGGLLEDIRLVDDYRGSGVDDEQKSLTFALRFRASDRTLTAAEASEAKLAGAERAGELFGATIRD
- the pheS gene encoding phenylalanine--tRNA ligase subunit alpha; translation: MSDATPITEEAVASAVTAALAAIESAETSADLKNVRSEHTGESSALAKLNGELRNVPKESKAELGKLVGQARGRVNAQFATRQEEIAVIEKAAQLKAEAVDVTALASRYTPGSRHPLTMLQDRVSDIFVGMGWEIAEGPEVESEWYNFDALNFDADHPARAMQDTFFVDPAASHLVLRTHTSPVQVRSLLDRELPVYVLAPGRTYRTDEIDATHTPVFSQFEGLAVDKGLTMAHLRGTLEHFARTMFGPDAQIRLRPSYFPFTEPSAELDLWHPTFTGGARWIEWGGCGMVNSNVLRAAGIDPEEYSGFAFGMGIERTLMFRNDIHDMREIVEGDIRFSQQFGMVV
- a CDS encoding amino acid ABC transporter permease, with the protein product MSTVLYDAPGPRARMRNRVLAVITALIVLGILGFIVYRFIISGQFTAEKWELFRYTAVWRAIGGATLTTLSAFAVAAIGSLVLGFILSVGRVSAHAWIRWPVTVFTEIFRAIPVLILMLIMYYGLPPLGFDFITPYIAVVTGLILYNGSVLAEVFRSGIESLPGGQSEAGYAIGMRKTAVMTIIMYPQAIRAMMPVIISQLVVVLKDTALGFIITFQELLYLAKFYGSQVTYDSPIIPSTIIFGSIYIGLCLLLAGLAKWVELRSRHSKKLPTDPTTQENFGAAETKAIATQANG